The Tenacibaculum jejuense genome includes a window with the following:
- a CDS encoding HlyD family efflux transporter periplasmic adaptor subunit: protein MYNKKYQSEELREITLSSNIFNYKVVIAYILIFLFIIISLGFLVKYPEKIIGNVFIVSKQQVNKISSPSTGKITLFINENSTVKQSDILALIETPTSYKDILFLKKQLSLFNIDSIKKSIQLYDYNQNLRLGNVEHNYNNFLGALFEYITLIETDINKIEINNISNIINRNKNKIKDNNYLYHITIEKSKLIKNILKSDSILYKYNTIVQSKFNKSKIDMLNINEKRLDIEKLNKDLNYNNEELLDKIKLLKKQRLELFLKAEFNVKKYFFELKTAIDFWEYNHLIKAPISGKVEFNQPFFNTDQHVLKNTPLFTILPEANAIMAKGVLNASGYGNLSIHDTIFIKLNDYPYNEYGDLKGVVKNKSRVYLDSVYYIDVKLPNGLKTSLNHNIPFSHNMSGQLEFYSKKLSIIERMFNR from the coding sequence ATGTATAACAAAAAGTACCAATCCGAAGAACTAAGGGAAATAACTTTGAGCAGTAATATTTTCAATTATAAAGTTGTAATTGCATACATACTTATATTCTTGTTTATTATTATCTCTTTAGGTTTCTTAGTTAAATATCCAGAAAAAATAATTGGTAACGTATTTATTGTTTCGAAACAGCAGGTTAATAAAATTTCGTCTCCCAGTACGGGTAAAATAACTTTATTTATAAACGAAAATTCCACTGTTAAACAATCAGATATTCTGGCGCTAATAGAGACTCCTACATCCTATAAAGATATCTTATTTCTAAAAAAACAATTGAGCTTATTTAATATAGATAGTATAAAAAAATCTATCCAACTCTATGATTACAATCAGAATTTAAGGCTAGGTAATGTTGAGCATAACTATAATAATTTCCTAGGAGCTTTATTCGAGTATATTACCCTGATAGAAACAGATATAAATAAAATAGAAATTAATAATATATCAAATATTATCAACCGAAATAAAAATAAAATAAAGGATAATAACTACTTATATCATATTACTATTGAAAAATCTAAACTCATAAAAAATATTCTTAAATCGGATTCAATACTTTATAAATATAATACTATTGTTCAAAGTAAGTTTAATAAATCGAAAATTGACATGTTAAACATAAATGAGAAAAGATTAGATATAGAAAAGTTGAATAAAGATTTAAATTATAACAATGAAGAATTATTAGATAAAATAAAACTCCTCAAAAAACAAAGATTAGAACTTTTTTTAAAAGCTGAATTTAATGTGAAAAAGTATTTTTTCGAATTAAAAACAGCCATTGATTTTTGGGAATATAATCATCTTATTAAAGCACCAATTTCAGGTAAAGTTGAATTTAATCAACCATTTTTTAACACAGATCAACATGTTTTAAAAAACACACCTTTATTCACTATACTTCCTGAAGCTAATGCGATTATGGCTAAAGGTGTTTTAAATGCAAGTGGTTATGGAAATTTATCTATTCATGATACTATTTTCATTAAACTTAACGATTACCCATATAATGAGTATGGCGACTTGAAAGGAGTAGTTAAAAATAAATCTAGAGTATATTTAGATTCTGTTTATTATATCGATGTAAAACTTCCGAATGGATTAAAAACGAGCTTAAACCATAATATTCCTTTTTCCCATAATATGTCTGGACAACTTGAATTTTATTCAAAAAAACTAAGTATAATTGAAAGAATGTTCAACAGGTAA
- a CDS encoding endonuclease V, with amino-acid sequence MLHLIFSILFLILHKNLNQQIAMILAFDTYYFDNKAKTVCVSFNKITDAEPTEIKDEIIKDVPEYEPGSFYKRELPCILSLLKKYNLEEVELIIVDGYAILNNEGKLGLGGYLYEELNKTIPVIGVAKSQFNVENKFAKELFRGESKKPLYVSAIGLDLKEAYNAIKDMDGNYRMPTLLKVLDTKTRE; translated from the coding sequence TTGCTTCATCTTATTTTTTCTATTCTTTTTTTAATTTTACACAAAAATTTAAACCAACAAATAGCTATGATTCTTGCTTTTGATACATATTATTTTGATAATAAAGCTAAAACAGTTTGTGTTAGTTTTAATAAAATAACAGACGCTGAGCCAACAGAAATTAAAGATGAAATTATTAAAGATGTTCCAGAATATGAACCAGGGTCATTTTACAAGAGAGAATTACCTTGTATTCTAAGTCTTTTAAAAAAGTATAATTTAGAAGAAGTAGAACTTATTATTGTCGACGGTTATGCTATTCTTAATAATGAAGGAAAATTAGGTTTAGGTGGATATTTATACGAAGAGTTGAATAAAACTATTCCTGTAATTGGTGTTGCGAAGTCTCAGTTTAACGTAGAAAACAAATTTGCTAAAGAACTGTTTCGAGGGGAAAGTAAAAAGCCATTATATGTTTCTGCAATAGGTTTGGATTTAAAAGAAGCTTATAATGCTATTAAAGATATGGATGGTAATTACCGTATGCCTACACTATTAAAAGTTCTAGATACTAAGACGAGGGAATAA
- a CDS encoding single-stranded DNA-binding protein, with protein MNALKNKVQLIGHLGNKPEIINLDSGKKIARFSIATNETYKNSQGEKITDTQWHTIVAWNKTAEIIENYLDKGSEIMVEGKLTSRSYETNEGEKRYVTEVVCNELLMLGNK; from the coding sequence ATGAATGCACTAAAAAACAAAGTACAGTTAATTGGTCACTTAGGAAACAAACCAGAAATTATTAATCTAGACTCTGGAAAGAAGATAGCTAGATTTTCTATCGCTACCAATGAAACGTACAAAAATTCACAAGGAGAAAAAATAACAGATACACAATGGCACACGATAGTGGCATGGAACAAAACTGCTGAAATAATAGAAAATTATTTAGACAAAGGAAGTGAGATAATGGTTGAAGGAAAATTAACATCTCGAAGTTATGAAACTAATGAAGGTGAAAAACGCTATGTTACAGAAGTTGTATGTAATGAACTTTTAATGTTAGGTAATAAGTAG
- a CDS encoding CBS domain-containing protein, with translation MGIKSFQGKRTAVLKKETEPILVSDYMTKNLITFSKNQSLEDVIATLVANRISGGPVVNENNELIGIISEGDCIKHISESRYYNLPVDKDNTVERAMATEVETIDGNMNIFDAANQFLKSKRRRFPILENGKLIGQISQKDILKAALKMKGNSWK, from the coding sequence ATGGGAATAAAGAGTTTTCAAGGCAAGCGTACAGCAGTTTTAAAGAAAGAAACAGAGCCTATTTTAGTTTCTGATTACATGACAAAAAATTTAATTACTTTTTCTAAGAATCAATCACTAGAAGATGTTATAGCAACACTTGTAGCGAATAGAATTTCTGGGGGTCCAGTTGTTAATGAAAATAACGAGTTGATAGGTATAATTTCTGAAGGAGATTGTATCAAACACATTTCAGAAAGTAGATATTATAATTTACCGGTGGATAAAGATAATACTGTAGAAAGGGCAATGGCTACCGAAGTAGAAACAATAGATGGTAATATGAATATTTTTGATGCAGCAAATCAGTTTCTAAAATCAAAAAGAAGACGATTTCCAATTTTAGAAAATGGGAAATTAATCGGACAAATAAGTCAGAAAGATATTTTAAAAGCTGCGTTAAAAATGAAAGGTAATTCTTGGAAATAA
- a CDS encoding Sec-independent protein translocase subunit TatA/TatB, protein MKISYLFIGGPEIFIIMLFVVVVFGADKIPEIARGLGKGIRQVKDATNDIKREINESAQKQGIDTEIVSDINKEINDVKDNLDDLTGPIKRKM, encoded by the coding sequence ATGAAAATATCTTATTTATTTATTGGTGGACCTGAGATTTTTATAATCATGCTATTCGTTGTGGTTGTTTTTGGTGCTGATAAAATTCCTGAAATAGCTAGAGGATTAGGTAAAGGTATTCGTCAGGTAAAAGATGCTACAAATGATATTAAGCGTGAAATTAATGAAAGCGCTCAAAAACAAGGTATCGACACCGAAATTGTTTCAGACATCAACAAAGAAATCAATGATGTTAAAGATAACCTTGATGATTTAACTGGTCCTATAAAAAGAAAGATGTAA
- a CDS encoding O-methyltransferase yields the protein MHFLPQKIDDYVVEHSEKEPQLLQELSKETWQKVLNPRMLSGAFQGRILSMISKLVTPQKILEIGTYTGYSALCLAEGLAKDGILYTIDKNEELEELQHKYFQKSEFKNQIQQYIGNAIEIIPTIDEKFDLVFIDADKSNYPNYFELIIDKMNKGGIILSDNVLWSGKVVEELNPKDIDTKMLLAYNKLLVTDTRVETVLLPIRDGLTISRVK from the coding sequence ATGCACTTTTTACCTCAAAAAATAGATGATTATGTAGTTGAGCATTCTGAAAAAGAGCCTCAACTCTTACAAGAGTTAAGTAAAGAAACTTGGCAAAAAGTTTTAAATCCAAGAATGCTTAGTGGAGCCTTTCAAGGAAGAATTTTAAGTATGATTTCTAAATTGGTAACACCTCAGAAAATTTTAGAGATAGGAACTTATACTGGATATTCTGCTTTGTGTTTGGCTGAAGGATTAGCCAAAGATGGAATATTGTATACGATTGATAAAAATGAAGAGTTAGAGGAGTTACAACACAAATATTTTCAGAAATCTGAATTTAAAAATCAAATTCAACAATATATCGGAAATGCTATTGAAATTATACCGACCATAGATGAGAAGTTTGATTTAGTTTTTATTGATGCTGATAAGTCTAACTATCCTAATTATTTTGAATTAATCATTGATAAAATGAACAAAGGTGGAATAATTTTATCAGATAATGTTTTATGGAGTGGTAAAGTTGTAGAAGAGTTAAACCCTAAAGATATAGATACTAAAATGTTATTAGCTTACAATAAATTGTTAGTAACTGATACTAGAGTTGAAACTGTTTTATTACCGATTAGAGATGGATTAACAATTAGTAGAGTAAAATAA
- a CDS encoding sigma-70 family RNA polymerase sigma factor, with product MHTLSPDKWIDNYSDYLYNYAVVRVNNSDTAKDLVQETFFAGLRSAKNFEGKSTERTWLISILKRKIIDYYRKINSKKGQAEVRMSFYEDGENEGNWIEERVPQSWNSEAEKNIENEELKNQIDICIDNLPEKYAMVFRMKTIQEFETEEICKELDITPSNLWVIIHRARTQLRTCMEKNWFNK from the coding sequence ATGCATACCTTAAGTCCTGATAAATGGATAGATAACTATTCTGACTACCTGTATAACTATGCAGTAGTTAGGGTGAATAATAGTGATACAGCTAAAGACCTAGTACAAGAAACTTTTTTTGCGGGTTTACGTTCTGCAAAAAATTTCGAAGGTAAGTCAACTGAAAGAACTTGGTTGATTTCTATTCTTAAAAGAAAAATCATCGATTATTATCGTAAAATAAATTCTAAAAAAGGACAAGCTGAAGTTAGAATGAGTTTTTATGAAGATGGAGAAAATGAAGGAAATTGGATAGAAGAACGCGTACCACAATCCTGGAATAGTGAGGCTGAAAAAAATATAGAAAACGAAGAGCTAAAAAATCAAATTGATATTTGTATTGACAATCTTCCAGAAAAATATGCTATGGTTTTTAGAATGAAAACTATACAAGAGTTTGAAACAGAAGAAATTTGTAAGGAACTAGATATTACTCCGTCTAACTTATGGGTAATAATCCATAGAGCAAGAACTCAGTTGAGAACTTGTATGGAGAAAAATTGGTTTAATAAATAA
- a CDS encoding nuclear transport factor 2 family protein, with translation MRKFSFFVLLIFNFFVVNSQETKVEQEIKSVINVFFDGLHKGDSSLIKKTLHNDIKIQTTYTNKEGNRVLVTESKEKLLKTIASKKQSDVYFEKLLSYTIKIDGNLASVWTPYEFYLNNKFSHCGANSFQLFNNNGSWEIIYLVDMRRRKNCGKNREKN, from the coding sequence ATGCGTAAGTTTTCATTTTTTGTCTTATTAATCTTTAACTTCTTTGTTGTTAACTCCCAAGAAACCAAAGTAGAGCAAGAAATTAAAAGTGTAATTAATGTGTTTTTTGATGGGTTACACAAAGGTGATTCCTCTTTAATAAAAAAGACATTACACAACGATATAAAAATTCAAACTACGTACACGAATAAAGAGGGGAACAGGGTTTTAGTTACAGAATCAAAAGAGAAATTATTGAAAACCATAGCTTCAAAAAAGCAATCTGATGTTTACTTTGAAAAACTATTATCCTATACCATAAAAATTGATGGAAACTTAGCTTCAGTATGGACACCGTACGAATTTTATTTAAACAATAAATTCAGTCATTGTGGAGCGAATTCATTTCAGTTGTTTAATAACAACGGTTCTTGGGAGATTATATATTTAGTTGATATGAGAAGAAGGAAAAACTGTGGTAAAAATCGAGAGAAAAATTAA
- the panB gene encoding 3-methyl-2-oxobutanoate hydroxymethyltransferase: MSVAKKQYKRVTVKSLIEMKNNNEKISMLTAYDYTMAKIVDGAGIDVILVGDSASNVMAGHETTLPITLDQMIYHASSVIRAIDRCLVVVDLPFGTYQGNSKQALDSAIRIMKETGGHAVKLEGGAEIEQSISRILTAGIPVMGHLGLTPQSIYKFGTYTVRAKEEAEAQKLKEDAKLLEELGCFALVLEKVPAKLAQEVAESLTIPVIGIGAGSGVDGQVLVMHDMLGMTHEFNPRFLRRYLDLHTEMTNAFKQYISDVKSVDFPNENEQY, encoded by the coding sequence ATGTCTGTAGCTAAAAAACAATATAAGAGAGTCACGGTAAAGTCGTTGATCGAAATGAAAAACAACAACGAGAAAATTTCAATGCTTACTGCTTACGATTATACCATGGCCAAAATAGTTGATGGTGCTGGAATAGATGTTATTTTAGTTGGAGATTCTGCCTCTAATGTTATGGCTGGTCACGAAACTACTTTACCTATTACTTTAGATCAAATGATTTATCATGCAAGTTCTGTAATTCGTGCTATAGATCGTTGTTTAGTTGTTGTTGATTTACCTTTTGGAACATACCAAGGAAACTCTAAACAAGCTTTAGATTCTGCCATTCGTATTATGAAAGAAACTGGAGGTCATGCTGTAAAACTTGAAGGTGGTGCAGAAATAGAACAATCAATATCTAGAATATTAACTGCTGGAATTCCTGTAATGGGTCACTTAGGTTTAACTCCACAGTCAATTTATAAATTCGGAACATATACTGTAAGAGCTAAAGAAGAAGCTGAAGCTCAAAAACTAAAAGAAGACGCTAAATTATTAGAAGAATTAGGTTGTTTCGCTTTAGTTTTAGAAAAAGTTCCTGCTAAATTGGCTCAAGAAGTTGCTGAAAGTTTAACTATTCCTGTAATTGGAATTGGTGCTGGTAGCGGAGTAGACGGACAAGTTTTAGTAATGCACGATATGCTAGGGATGACACATGAATTTAACCCTCGTTTTTTACGTAGATATTTAGATCTACACACGGAAATGACCAATGCTTTTAAACAATATATTAGTGATGTTAAAAGTGTAGACTTTCCTAATGAAAATGAGCAGTATTAA
- a CDS encoding 2-hydroxyacid dehydrogenase, with protein sequence MKILHLDTNHDLMIQQLTELGYENHEDYTSSKEEIEAKIHNYDGFIIRSRFTIDKQFLDKATNLKFIGRVGAGLENIDCDYAVSKGIQLISAPEGNRNAVGEHALGMLLSLFNKLNKADQEVRSGKWLREENRGIELDGKTIGLIGYGNMGKAFAKKLRGFDVEVLCYDIKDGVGNENCKQVSLQELQEKADVLSLHTPQTELTMNMVNEEFINNFKKPFWLINTARGKSVVTKDLVSALESGRILGAGLDVLEYEKKSFENLFTESEIPEAFKYLIDSDKVLLSPHVAGWTVESKIKLAQTIVDKIKKYHS encoded by the coding sequence ATGAAAATACTCCATCTAGATACCAATCACGATTTAATGATTCAACAGTTAACCGAATTAGGTTACGAAAATCATGAAGATTATACTTCTTCTAAAGAAGAAATCGAAGCTAAAATTCATAATTACGATGGTTTTATAATTCGAAGTCGTTTTACTATTGACAAACAATTTTTAGATAAAGCAACAAATCTAAAATTTATTGGTCGTGTTGGAGCTGGATTGGAAAATATTGATTGTGATTATGCTGTTTCAAAAGGTATTCAACTTATTTCTGCTCCTGAAGGAAATCGAAATGCAGTAGGCGAACATGCTTTAGGAATGCTTTTATCTTTATTCAACAAACTAAATAAAGCCGATCAAGAAGTGCGTTCAGGAAAATGGCTTCGTGAAGAAAATAGAGGAATAGAACTCGACGGTAAAACAATCGGACTTATTGGTTATGGTAACATGGGAAAAGCTTTTGCTAAAAAACTTCGAGGTTTTGATGTTGAGGTACTTTGTTACGATATTAAAGATGGAGTTGGTAATGAAAATTGCAAACAAGTTTCTTTACAAGAACTTCAAGAAAAGGCTGATGTATTGAGTTTACATACACCACAAACAGAATTAACTATGAATATGGTTAATGAAGAATTCATTAATAACTTTAAAAAACCGTTCTGGTTAATTAATACAGCAAGAGGAAAATCTGTAGTTACAAAAGATTTAGTTTCTGCTTTAGAAAGTGGTAGAATTTTGGGTGCAGGTTTAGATGTTTTAGAGTATGAAAAAAAGTCTTTTGAAAATCTTTTTACTGAAAGTGAAATACCAGAAGCTTTTAAATATTTAATAGATTCCGACAAAGTATTGCTATCACCACATGTTGCAGGTTGGACTGTTGAAAGCAAGATAAAATTGGCGCAAACTATTGTAGATAAGATAAAAAAGTATCATTCTTAA
- a CDS encoding RICIN domain-containing protein, which produces MKTPKLILVVAIVLFAYNAYAQPAPPTGKKWKKIESLSDEFNNGFNTSKWAKNIPGWEGRRPARFETANVSVADGNLKLVAKTKANPFSGWTHEGAAVRSVNKAPYGYYETRMKANKTFMSSTFWLINQSNSATSTCDRRVTELDVVEVVGIDTRNPNGSFPNTMNSNSHSRQPWCPNPPGGQISNCPWPAGCNYTRGTKGNKAKIGAPSWKDYHTYGVWYRNKDQATFYLDGKDVGTINLPSDFNLNMFLRFVVETYDWNPAKSGNDGMNRPLSERTTYYDWVRSYELVDDNSPITDKVSFNNPKTSITSQKNYTFNINYEANASRDVVVEFWSATKWLGSEKKNVAKGKGTTNITITLPEAPTPGNGYIYKTHIRPVGTTWREALDRKQINNVTVLPAQLIANGTYFLTSTISNQRLLSRNLENHSARMHNPGNWNDQKWEFKHLGNNTYTIKNKGNNRYLEVSNNGCFNGKDVSTTNQASLDHQRWTIIQNTDNSYSLKPNHCLNSALDIAAGATNANVQIWEYKSTNNNQKWKISPAVSNRNTQIDISTNNEASKIKIYPNPTTDKITVNGILKNDIIRLYDVNGKELLQKKASSNTATLNTKELAKGLYFISVSERYKTQIIKR; this is translated from the coding sequence ATGAAAACCCCTAAATTAATTTTAGTTGTGGCAATCGTACTGTTTGCATACAACGCTTACGCTCAACCTGCTCCTCCAACTGGAAAAAAATGGAAAAAAATCGAGTCTTTATCCGATGAATTCAACAACGGATTTAATACCAGTAAATGGGCAAAAAATATCCCTGGATGGGAAGGAAGAAGACCTGCAAGATTTGAAACAGCTAACGTTTCTGTTGCAGATGGAAACTTGAAATTAGTTGCTAAAACCAAAGCCAATCCTTTTTCAGGATGGACACACGAAGGTGCTGCTGTAAGAAGTGTAAATAAAGCGCCATATGGTTACTACGAAACTCGCATGAAGGCTAACAAAACTTTTATGTCTTCTACATTTTGGCTTATTAACCAATCTAATTCAGCAACTAGCACTTGCGACAGAAGAGTTACAGAACTTGACGTTGTTGAAGTTGTTGGAATCGATACTAGAAATCCGAATGGAAGTTTTCCAAACACTATGAACTCGAATTCTCACAGTAGACAACCTTGGTGTCCGAATCCTCCAGGCGGACAAATTAGTAATTGTCCGTGGCCAGCTGGATGCAATTATACACGAGGAACTAAAGGTAATAAAGCTAAAATTGGCGCTCCTTCTTGGAAAGATTATCATACTTATGGTGTTTGGTATAGAAATAAAGATCAAGCTACTTTTTATTTAGATGGAAAAGATGTTGGAACTATTAACTTACCTTCTGATTTTAATTTAAATATGTTTTTACGCTTTGTTGTAGAAACTTACGACTGGAATCCGGCTAAATCTGGAAATGATGGAATGAACAGACCTTTATCTGAAAGAACAACATATTATGACTGGGTTAGATCTTACGAGCTTGTTGATGACAATAGTCCGATTACTGACAAAGTTAGCTTTAACAACCCTAAAACAAGTATTACTTCTCAGAAAAACTATACTTTTAATATTAATTATGAAGCAAATGCTTCAAGAGATGTTGTTGTAGAATTTTGGTCAGCAACTAAATGGTTAGGTAGTGAAAAGAAAAATGTAGCTAAAGGAAAAGGTACAACGAACATCACTATAACTTTACCAGAAGCTCCAACACCAGGAAATGGTTACATTTATAAAACTCATATTAGACCTGTAGGAACAACTTGGAGAGAAGCTTTAGACAGAAAGCAAATTAACAATGTAACCGTTTTACCTGCACAACTTATTGCTAACGGAACTTACTTTTTAACTTCCACAATTTCTAATCAGAGGTTATTATCTAGAAATCTTGAAAATCACAGTGCGCGTATGCACAACCCAGGAAACTGGAATGACCAAAAATGGGAATTTAAACATCTTGGAAATAATACATACACTATAAAAAATAAAGGAAATAATCGATATTTAGAAGTTTCAAATAACGGGTGTTTCAACGGAAAAGATGTAAGTACTACAAACCAAGCTTCCTTAGATCATCAAAGATGGACCATTATTCAAAACACTGATAATTCGTATAGTTTGAAACCTAATCATTGTTTGAACTCTGCTTTAGATATTGCAGCTGGAGCGACAAATGCAAATGTTCAGATTTGGGAATATAAATCGACAAATAATAATCAGAAATGGAAAATTTCACCAGCTGTATCTAACAGAAATACTCAAATTGATATTTCAACTAATAATGAGGCTTCTAAAATAAAAATATATCCAAACCCAACAACTGATAAAATTACAGTGAATGGGATTCTAAAAAACGATATTATACGATTGTATGATGTAAACGGTAAAGAATTACTTCAGAAAAAAGCAAGTAGCAATACAGCTACTTTAAACACCAAAGAATTAGCGAAAGGTTTATACTTTATTTCTGTATCTGAGAGATATAAAACTCAAATTATTAAAAGATAA
- a CDS encoding right-handed parallel beta-helix repeat-containing protein, with translation MKKIILTFSIIAIAFSCSKEPSINIQTITELSPSDPNNPNPFNGTMDPISTIPYTDISDNTYVIELERWDIQNNRSNPEKTTDNLQEAIDWAINEGFGTIKLPKGHYLIGKFGNDIYQAGIELKSNVAFLLDKDAIIEMAPNDKWNYCAIAIRNESNVVISGGTILGDRDNHVYTPRSSDGSQVHDEGHLICIEGNSKNVTVQNVTLGKANGDGILLVGSPRNEPQELQNIHIKRNHFTDNRRQGVSIVGGKNILIEDNEIHHTNGTSPQFGVDLEGAGRLNEDITIKKNYFHNNRGGDIVNTDGKNIKIDNNILTQGEDSQYIDGPLVYWKNADMIVTNNSITMRTVSVNNWNGIIMYSNDNPKTNPATTFIENNILNNCGMYMYKGADLVIKNNLMDHGHLAFKEMTNLTLTNNKVTHDNRCWAYRFLQVSGTASGNTLNNEDFDIPLTSSPWDGCWIN, from the coding sequence ATGAAAAAAATAATCCTCACTTTTTCGATCATAGCAATTGCTTTTTCTTGCTCAAAAGAGCCATCAATCAATATTCAAACGATAACAGAATTATCACCTTCAGATCCTAATAATCCTAATCCGTTTAATGGTACTATGGATCCAATTAGTACTATTCCTTACACTGATATTTCTGACAATACTTATGTTATTGAATTAGAACGATGGGATATTCAGAACAATAGATCAAATCCTGAAAAAACAACAGACAATCTTCAAGAAGCTATTGACTGGGCTATAAATGAGGGCTTTGGAACTATAAAACTACCTAAAGGTCATTATTTAATTGGAAAATTTGGAAATGATATTTACCAAGCAGGAATTGAATTGAAAAGCAATGTTGCTTTTTTATTAGATAAAGATGCTATTATAGAAATGGCTCCAAATGATAAATGGAATTACTGTGCTATAGCTATTCGTAATGAGAGTAATGTAGTTATTTCTGGAGGAACAATACTTGGTGATCGTGATAATCATGTTTATACACCAAGATCGTCTGATGGTAGTCAAGTTCATGATGAAGGACATTTGATTTGTATCGAAGGAAACAGTAAAAATGTAACGGTACAAAATGTAACACTTGGTAAAGCAAATGGCGACGGAATTTTATTAGTTGGAAGCCCAAGAAACGAACCTCAAGAATTACAAAACATTCATATTAAAAGAAATCATTTTACAGATAACAGAAGACAAGGTGTTTCTATTGTTGGAGGAAAAAATATTCTAATAGAAGATAATGAAATACATCATACTAACGGAACATCACCTCAATTTGGAGTAGACTTAGAAGGTGCAGGTCGATTAAATGAAGATATAACAATCAAAAAGAATTACTTCCATAATAACAGAGGTGGAGATATTGTTAATACTGATGGAAAAAATATAAAAATTGACAATAATATTCTTACGCAAGGAGAAGACAGTCAATATATAGATGGACCTTTAGTGTACTGGAAAAATGCAGATATGATTGTGACAAATAATAGCATTACCATGAGAACTGTTTCTGTAAATAACTGGAATGGAATTATTATGTATTCTAATGATAATCCTAAAACCAATCCGGCTACAACTTTTATAGAAAATAACATTCTAAATAATTGTGGAATGTATATGTATAAAGGAGCTGATTTAGTGATTAAAAACAATTTAATGGATCATGGACATTTAGCTTTTAAAGAAATGACCAATCTTACTTTAACCAACAATAAAGTAACTCACGATAACAGATGTTGGGCGTATCGTTTTTTACAAGTTTCGGGAACAGCTTCTGGAAATACATTAAACAATGAAGATTTTGATATTCCTTTAACAAGTAGCCCTTGGGACGGTTGCTGGATTAACTAA